In Neomonachus schauinslandi chromosome 8, ASM220157v2, whole genome shotgun sequence, the genomic stretch TCTGCAGTTGATGGGTGCTCTGACCACAGACATTCTAGTGCCTATGACAAGGAACTACAGCTTGTAACGGAATTTCCAGCTTGCTGGCAACTTCCCGGAGGCAGCAGTATCTTTGGCAGGAAACCATCTCTTCTGTCACCTTGGCCATGAGGGCCTGCTTCAGGCCTTGAGTCAATATCCATAGCAGTGGACACTTCCCCTATAGTCATTCCCCACCCCGGGGAGGCAAGGGAAGAAGGGGGCATTTCTTAGGAGGTCCATTGGTGCCCCACCGTGTCCACCTGTGGCCTGGAGATGCCAGCTCTGTCTTCTGGTGCCCTGGTGGTGGGCCTTAGGTCTGGATGCCTACACGACACCCTGGGCACTGGAAGTCAGCCTCCCTGGCATCCTGGATACTATAGCCAACACAGGCCACATGGAACCAGACGTCACAACCATCACACTGAACCCAGGCAACTGTTTCTTCTTCGGGTAGGTAGCAACAAGGGGCTGCACAGGGCTCCCCACTCCCAACTGCAGGGGGAGCCCTGGGAGTGCTCACTGGGTGCTTCCGAGGACGTCCACGTCGATTTCTGAAGAAAGTGACACAAACCAGGTCACTGGAAACCTGAAGAAGCCTAGAACTTTGCCCTGGATAATCTTAGAGTGAACCTCGATAGACTCACTAGACTAGTGGTGAAACACAAAAGTAGAACTAACCCAGGTTTTGCCAGTCCAACATCTGTTCCAGCTCTGTCCACTTCCCAGTCCCATTCCCATTCCTATCCCCAGAGCAGAGGGCCAcctcccagcctggggctctAAAAAGGAATCAAAAAGGAGTTAAAAATTGAGAAAGATCTCTCCACTTACCCACCAGGTGTCCGTGGGGTTGTCTCTACACGGAGTTTCTTCCTGGGCTCCATAAAGACTGGTGGGGGGCCCTCAGGAGTCTCGCCCTCATCATCCAGCTCTGCCAACACTCGGTGAGCCGATTTCCTCCGAtttcttgggggtggggcagaaggggTGGTCCCCACCTCCCTAGGAGGAGTGGGAACAGGCAGGCCCTGTGGCTCACCCCCACTCCTGgagaaggtgaggggcagaggtcTGAGCTTGCTGAGACTACCGATGGAATTGAGGATCAATGTGGCTTTCGGGGCAGGGGAAAGGGTGCTGAGGGGGCGCTGTGGGGCCCCCTGGGGGGGGGAGCATAGGCCGGAAGCCAGCCCTGGTTCCCTCTTCACCACTAGACCTCGGGATGGTAATGGCCGCAAAATCTTGAGGTTTGACTCGGACTTGCTGAAACATGAAGTAGAACTCCGAAGGGCTGGTTCCTGGGGGCCCTTCAGGGCCAAAAGTCACAAGGTCCCCATCACTCAACTCCAGCCTGTGACCCCTTGGGAGTCGGACATTATTGACCAGAGTCCCTGTTGATGGCAGGGCACCAGACAGATACAGAGaatgacaaaaacagaaatgaccaGTCAGGAGTGAAGAAATCTGGCCTCCTCTGATTTTCTAGGGAACATGAGAACATGACACCTGTCATCAAATTCTCACTCTGAAGTCCCTGAGCAGGTGATCTCAGATATTAAGCTCCTTGTG encodes the following:
- the TCF19 gene encoding LOW QUALITY PROTEIN: transcription factor 19 (The sequence of the model RefSeq protein was modified relative to this genomic sequence to represent the inferred CDS: deleted 1 base in 1 codon) → MLPCFQLLRIGGGRGGDLYTFHPPSGAGCTYRLGRRADLCDVALQPQREPGFISGVHAELHAERRGDDWRVSLEDHSSQGTLVNNVRLPRGHRLELSDGDLVTFGPEGPPGTSPSEFYFMFQQVRVKPQDFAAITIPRSSGEEGTRAGFRPMLPPQGAPQRPLSTLSPAPKATLILNSIGSLSKLRPLPLTFSRSGGEPQGLPVPTPPREVGTTPSAPPPRNRRKSAHRVLAELDDEGETPEGPPPVFMEPRKKLRVETTPRTPGGNRRGRPRKHPVSTPRAPPAVGSGEPCAAPCCYLPEEETVAWVQCDGCDVWFHVACVGYSIQDAREADFQCPGCRVGIQT